A portion of the Bactrocera neohumeralis isolate Rockhampton chromosome 2, APGP_CSIRO_Bneo_wtdbg2-racon-allhic-juicebox.fasta_v2, whole genome shotgun sequence genome contains these proteins:
- the LOC126760531 gene encoding sarcocystatin-A-like, whose product MVTLKFALLTVCAVCAFLSLPNESLAFGEATTLSGDELTAAVGTLELALSKLSTGDGPSYKISKVNSASKQVVAGISYRYNVDLTDEDKNVKNCNVQIWSRQWLKNGNQVTVVCSGANAVKFNY is encoded by the exons ATGGTGACTCTGAAGTTTGCTCTTTTAACTGTTTGTGCTGTATGCGCATTCCTTTCACTACCGAATGag tCCTTAGCTTTTGGTGAAGCTACTACGCTCAGTGGTGACGAATTGACAGCTGCTGTAGGTACTCTTGAGCTGGCTTTAAGTAAATTGAGTACTGGAGATGGTCCCAGTTATAA GATTTCAAAGGTGAACTCAGCCAGCAAGCAAGTAGTGGCCGGCATTTCGTACAGGTATAATGTGGATCTCACTGATGAAGATAAGAATGTTAAGAATTGCAATGTTCAAATCTGGTCGCGACAGTGGTTGAAAAACGGCAATCAAGTTACAGTCGTTTGCAGTGGTGCAAATGCGGTTAAGTTTAATTATTAA